One window of Polynucleobacter sp. HIN5 genomic DNA carries:
- a CDS encoding lysylphosphatidylglycerol synthase transmembrane domain-containing protein: MSASWKTVLKKSWPTIRIILSIALLWKATSGIDWKTLFESELQLQAQWLIAGALCITAAFVCGGLRWGLFMRRAGFQGSLVGYIGLYFSGGLINQGLPSTLGGDSYRAIAGTHLTRSGQLGQQHKLTEELSHAEELAKQNPKLRLGFAMTLLDRVVGLMGNNILGGIGLVLGGATLASWGTELGYWVLALMLGGGVVLAFALTYQPLMTMIRSLLARFSLDHALSGIRFAFAWPTNIGQAIFAVGIHCFNILALGFCLKAYGADVPTEALMIGLPALSLLLMLPISISGWGLREATLASVLALWGVSPSLTVLGSISYGAITLLCVLPGAYQLLKRK, encoded by the coding sequence ATGAGCGCCTCATGGAAAACCGTATTAAAGAAGAGTTGGCCCACGATTCGGATCATTCTGTCGATTGCTTTGTTATGGAAAGCAACGAGTGGGATTGATTGGAAAACCCTGTTTGAATCCGAGCTGCAACTACAAGCCCAATGGCTGATTGCTGGTGCGTTGTGCATCACTGCCGCCTTTGTTTGCGGTGGCTTGCGTTGGGGATTGTTCATGCGACGCGCAGGATTTCAGGGGAGTTTAGTGGGATACATTGGGCTGTATTTCTCGGGAGGCTTGATTAATCAAGGTTTACCCAGCACTTTAGGGGGCGATAGTTATCGAGCCATTGCTGGTACGCATTTAACCCGAAGCGGACAACTCGGTCAACAACACAAACTGACTGAAGAGCTATCTCACGCTGAAGAATTAGCAAAACAGAATCCCAAATTACGACTGGGATTTGCGATGACCCTCTTAGATCGCGTGGTCGGCCTCATGGGCAATAACATTTTGGGTGGGATTGGTTTGGTATTGGGTGGGGCTACCCTGGCCTCCTGGGGAACTGAATTAGGCTATTGGGTCTTGGCACTGATGCTGGGGGGCGGCGTTGTATTAGCCTTTGCGCTGACCTATCAACCATTAATGACCATGATTCGTTCGCTCTTAGCACGCTTTTCTTTGGATCATGCCTTATCTGGAATTCGGTTTGCCTTTGCGTGGCCAACGAATATTGGGCAGGCTATTTTTGCTGTCGGTATTCATTGTTTTAATATTCTGGCGCTTGGCTTTTGCTTAAAAGCCTATGGAGCGGATGTTCCCACCGAAGCTCTTATGATCGGTTTACCAGCCTTGAGTTTGCTATTAATGCTGCCCATTAGTATTTCTGGTTGGGGTCTGCGTGAGGCCACCTTGGCATCAGTGTTGGCCCTCTGGGGCGTGAGCCCATCATTGACTGTTTTAGGGTCAATTAGTTATGGGGCCATTACCCTGTTATGTGTTCTTCCAGGCGCCTATCAACTACTTAAACGGAAGTAG
- a CDS encoding DUF3047 domain-containing protein, which yields MMHLRLRQISLYLCLSVLMLGCAGFGADSSQSGADKLDPLVARDDIKKFSAQPANEPLRGWSFYRLAPFKKNTTYRLESYQGRTVLSANAKKSASGLAIKLKPRPSQHLWLEWEWKATATLDLANNLDRYADDAPLRILVAFDGDRSTLTLKDKMVGELAQIMSGQEMPYATLMYIWSPNGQLNQIKPNSHTNRIKMIAVDAGKENLGQWRKHSRDLTADYQAAYGYAPGNVIGIALLTDTDNTNAETKAYYGDIELKYKPFLKTHPKN from the coding sequence ATGATGCACCTACGTCTAAGACAAATCAGCCTTTATCTTTGTTTGAGTGTTCTCATGCTGGGTTGCGCTGGGTTTGGCGCCGACTCAAGTCAGTCGGGCGCAGATAAGCTCGACCCCTTGGTGGCGCGTGACGATATTAAGAAGTTTTCAGCACAACCTGCGAATGAACCCTTAAGAGGTTGGAGTTTTTATCGCTTAGCACCTTTTAAAAAGAATACTACGTATCGGCTTGAGAGCTACCAGGGTCGAACAGTGCTAAGCGCAAATGCAAAAAAATCAGCCTCAGGATTAGCGATAAAACTCAAGCCTCGGCCATCGCAACATCTTTGGTTGGAGTGGGAATGGAAAGCCACTGCTACTTTAGATCTTGCCAATAATTTAGATCGGTATGCGGATGATGCACCACTCCGAATCCTAGTCGCGTTTGATGGCGATCGATCAACGTTAACTTTAAAAGACAAAATGGTCGGTGAGCTTGCGCAGATCATGAGTGGACAAGAAATGCCATATGCCACATTAATGTATATCTGGTCGCCTAATGGTCAGCTCAATCAAATCAAGCCAAATTCACATACGAACCGGATCAAGATGATTGCAGTCGATGCTGGCAAAGAAAATCTCGGTCAATGGCGCAAGCACAGTAGAGACCTAACTGCGGATTACCAGGCGGCTTATGGCTATGCCCCAGGAAATGTCATTGGTATTGCGCTGTTGACGGATACGGACAATACCAACGCAGAGACCAAAGCGTATTACGGTGATATTGAGCTGAAATACAAACCATTCTTAAAGACTCATCCAAAAAACTAA
- a CDS encoding Bug family tripartite tricarboxylate transporter substrate binding protein, translated as MRFLRNGFFVLISLLGLITHSVANPSFPNKPIKIIIGFPAGGPLDAHIRLLTDRLQTTLGQSVIIDYKAGAGGTVGAQFVAQAPADGYTLLLANTGTMVINPAIYNQLPYDTLKDFQPIARTAQQPLALIVNNEVPAQSLREFIDYIRRNPGKVNYGSAGNGGISHLVPEMLKQETKTFMVHIPYRGSAPAFMDLMAGQVQFMAESIPQAANYAKQGKLRALAVTSSKRNPALPDVPTVNETGVAKLEIVGFYGVLAPKNTPPDVVLKLSNAFKQTLESKEIQQKMVSQGADPAFLNAEDFSAFLKKEMPKWAVVVKQAGAKID; from the coding sequence ATGAGATTCTTACGCAATGGGTTTTTCGTACTGATTTCGTTACTCGGTCTAATAACGCACTCTGTAGCTAATCCCTCTTTTCCCAATAAACCAATCAAAATCATTATTGGTTTTCCTGCGGGAGGGCCCCTTGATGCCCACATTCGCCTCTTGACAGATCGCCTTCAAACAACGCTTGGCCAATCGGTCATTATTGACTACAAAGCTGGGGCTGGCGGTACCGTCGGGGCGCAATTTGTAGCCCAAGCCCCTGCTGATGGATATACCCTGTTGTTAGCGAATACCGGAACCATGGTGATTAATCCAGCCATTTACAACCAACTACCCTATGACACTCTCAAAGATTTTCAGCCAATTGCTCGGACTGCACAACAGCCGTTGGCTCTCATTGTTAATAATGAAGTACCTGCGCAATCGCTCCGTGAATTTATAGACTATATTCGACGCAATCCTGGAAAGGTGAATTACGGATCTGCTGGTAATGGGGGCATTTCACATTTAGTCCCTGAAATGCTCAAGCAAGAAACCAAGACATTTATGGTTCATATTCCGTATCGCGGGAGTGCGCCGGCTTTTATGGATTTAATGGCTGGGCAAGTTCAATTCATGGCCGAATCCATCCCCCAGGCCGCGAATTATGCAAAGCAAGGCAAGCTACGGGCGCTGGCTGTAACCAGCAGCAAACGCAATCCAGCGCTTCCCGATGTTCCTACCGTAAATGAAACTGGGGTTGCCAAATTGGAGATTGTGGGGTTTTATGGAGTTTTGGCGCCAAAGAACACGCCACCTGACGTTGTTTTGAAACTCTCGAATGCCTTTAAACAAACGCTGGAATCAAAAGAAATACAACAAAAGATGGTCTCTCAAGGTGCTGATCCTGCGTTTTTGAATGCTGAGGATTTTTCTGCCTTCCTAAAAAAGGAAATGCCAAAGTGGGCTGTTGTTGTTAAACAAGCGGGAGCAAAAATCGATTAG
- a CDS encoding ArnT family glycosyltransferase — MSTLITKQTPYAWAFILIAIGTIVHLVLGFTTELSVDEAHYALYADRLAWSYFDHPPLVGWIQWPLVAINAPDGILRLIPIVLWIISCVMVYQIAEQIWNLYHPQSESQSASRAGLFAVAVIVFAPLPHVLAVGLVPDSLLTPLALGIVWMALRWIVQDGQYRFSQWILLGVLFGLAGLSKYTAVLYALAFSVTCLTVPRWSALREPGFYIAILIALLLISPVILWNATHDWISFRYQMDHGAGGEWQWRRVAAFIGIQIGVFGFLPLLGSWSVLRWSLAQPSKKLVALFIFFALPFAVFAALSGGGGLPHWTTPGWFCLAPLAGIGLAVWWEQGKRWFISLFLAIQGTLVVVGLTLVMTAGYPIANQMKSNPLADLYGWRSASTLANLLVKELKASGIAVQNWTLASRVAWYARPTSVFVLDDRFDQFDLWFGSLPEGSNVILLNWSQMSFKPPVGEGQFRTCRPLDRLSIGHMGEALSQFELSYCQGWGGKANPQREALSLRP; from the coding sequence ATGTCGACGCTAATTACCAAGCAAACACCCTACGCTTGGGCATTTATTCTGATTGCGATCGGCACAATTGTTCACTTAGTGTTGGGCTTTACAACCGAGCTATCGGTTGATGAGGCGCATTATGCCCTCTATGCAGATCGCCTTGCATGGAGCTATTTTGATCACCCACCACTGGTGGGGTGGATACAGTGGCCGCTGGTGGCGATCAATGCACCGGATGGTATTTTGCGTCTCATCCCGATTGTGCTGTGGATCATTTCCTGCGTAATGGTCTATCAGATTGCCGAGCAAATATGGAATCTCTATCATCCACAATCTGAGTCTCAGTCCGCCTCCCGTGCGGGATTGTTTGCAGTTGCTGTGATTGTTTTTGCTCCCCTACCGCATGTCCTTGCGGTGGGATTGGTGCCGGACTCCCTATTAACGCCTCTTGCCCTGGGTATTGTGTGGATGGCCCTGCGGTGGATTGTGCAGGATGGGCAATATCGTTTTAGCCAATGGATTCTGTTGGGAGTGTTATTCGGATTGGCCGGACTAAGTAAATACACAGCTGTTTTATACGCACTAGCATTTAGCGTTACTTGCTTGACCGTCCCACGGTGGAGCGCCTTGAGGGAACCAGGGTTTTATATTGCCATCCTGATTGCACTGCTTCTCATTAGCCCGGTAATTTTGTGGAATGCAACCCATGACTGGATCTCATTTCGATATCAAATGGATCATGGTGCCGGTGGTGAGTGGCAATGGCGCCGAGTGGCTGCCTTCATTGGAATTCAGATCGGCGTTTTTGGATTTCTGCCCCTGCTGGGCTCGTGGAGCGTGCTGCGCTGGTCATTAGCCCAGCCTTCCAAGAAGTTGGTGGCATTATTTATTTTCTTTGCCCTCCCCTTTGCAGTGTTTGCCGCCTTATCCGGAGGTGGCGGCTTACCGCACTGGACTACACCGGGATGGTTTTGCTTAGCCCCCTTAGCGGGTATTGGCCTGGCTGTTTGGTGGGAGCAAGGTAAGCGTTGGTTCATCAGTTTATTTTTGGCGATTCAAGGAACGCTGGTTGTGGTCGGACTAACACTCGTAATGACCGCTGGCTATCCGATTGCTAATCAGATGAAATCAAATCCATTAGCTGATTTATATGGTTGGCGTTCCGCATCCACACTTGCTAATCTTTTGGTGAAAGAACTCAAGGCAAGTGGTATTGCAGTCCAGAACTGGACCTTGGCAAGCCGAGTCGCTTGGTATGCAAGACCAACCTCTGTTTTTGTATTGGATGATCGATTTGATCAATTTGATCTATGGTTTGGGTCACTGCCCGAGGGATCGAATGTTATTTTGCTCAATTGGTCACAAATGTCCTTTAAGCCTCCGGTGGGGGAAGGCCAATTTCGGACCTGTCGCCCCTTGGATCGACTGAGCATTGGACATATGGGTGAAGCACTTAGCCAATTTGAGCTCAGTTACTGCCAGGGTTGGGGCGGAAAGGCAAACCCGCAGCGAGAGGCATTATCCTTACGCCCATGA
- a CDS encoding glycosyltransferase family 9 protein, with product MAISVNAMRTIDHWVGVPLCALASPIVALFDLIAKPFRKSGPPKRLLFIELSEMGSAILVDPAMRKAQANGAEIYFLIFKSNAASLSLLNTVNPKHIFTIDSSSLWKLALDTLGFLIKARVHRIDTVIDLELFSRFTALLTGLCGARRRVGYDIFHGEGLWRGTMLTRKVHYNPHIHIAKNFISLVYAAFAEQEELPFSKIAITDDEIRLAKAVIDPSVKQNLQIRIENLAQQALIPFKVGQQRIILINPNASDLLPQRRWAPERFSELIMAVHQRYPEDLILITGSPAEHTYVEGVRLAANVKRALNFAGHVRFSELPALYTLAHAMVTNDSGPGHFSSVTALHTVVLFGPETPALYGSLGKSIPITANLACSPCVSAANHRKTPCQDNVCMKSISVSQVMEQLAVQITAADRAHAS from the coding sequence ATGGCAATCAGCGTTAACGCAATGCGAACCATTGATCACTGGGTGGGTGTCCCGCTTTGCGCTCTTGCCAGTCCAATTGTGGCTTTATTCGATTTGATTGCAAAACCATTCAGAAAATCAGGCCCGCCCAAGCGACTCCTATTTATTGAACTCTCTGAGATGGGTAGTGCAATTTTGGTGGACCCTGCCATGCGTAAAGCACAAGCAAATGGTGCAGAGATTTACTTCTTAATCTTCAAGAGCAATGCAGCAAGCTTGAGTTTGCTCAATACTGTAAATCCCAAGCATATTTTTACGATTGATTCATCGAGTCTTTGGAAATTAGCACTTGATACTCTGGGATTTTTAATCAAAGCCCGCGTTCATCGCATTGACACCGTGATTGATCTCGAGCTTTTCTCACGCTTTACTGCCCTATTGACTGGTTTATGCGGTGCAAGACGGCGGGTGGGGTACGATATTTTTCATGGTGAAGGTTTATGGCGTGGCACCATGCTGACACGCAAAGTGCACTACAACCCCCATATCCATATTGCCAAGAATTTTATTTCCTTGGTATACGCTGCCTTTGCTGAGCAGGAGGAGTTGCCATTTAGCAAAATTGCGATTACCGATGATGAAATTCGTCTCGCTAAGGCGGTCATCGATCCTAGTGTCAAACAAAACTTACAGATCCGGATTGAGAATTTAGCTCAGCAAGCCCTCATTCCATTCAAAGTGGGCCAGCAGCGCATCATTTTGATTAATCCAAATGCGAGTGATTTATTACCTCAACGGCGTTGGGCTCCTGAACGCTTCTCCGAACTCATTATGGCAGTTCATCAGCGCTATCCCGAAGACTTAATCCTAATTACCGGATCACCTGCAGAGCATACCTATGTTGAGGGTGTACGCTTGGCAGCCAACGTCAAGCGCGCTCTGAATTTTGCTGGCCATGTTCGTTTCTCTGAACTCCCTGCCCTCTATACGCTTGCGCATGCGATGGTGACCAATGATTCGGGTCCTGGGCATTTCTCATCCGTTACTGCGTTACATACGGTGGTGTTATTTGGACCAGAGACTCCGGCTCTATATGGCTCACTTGGTAAATCAATTCCGATTACCGCTAATCTCGCCTGCTCACCGTGCGTCAGTGCTGCTAACCATCGCAAGACACCCTGTCAGGATAATGTTTGCATGAAATCCATTTCGGTGTCCCAGGTGATGGAGCAGTTGGCCGTGCAAATTACTGCGGCTGATCGCGCCCACGCGTCATAA
- a CDS encoding MFS transporter → MNKNLWFLTLAQGLYLTNNVTFIAINGLVGFALAPEPWLATLPVMAYVVGSAMATTLVAKVQQRLGRKRSFQIALLVALFSSLLCAFATLEKQFWLLNLGTIIAGFYNANAQLYRFAAAELADKTTKEKAISWVLAGGILGAVLGPNMASWTRDWFMQPFAGAYITLAGVAVIAFAVISQIQFPEKRVDSNQEPGRPLSEIMRQPLFIVCTLTAALAYGVMNLLMAATPLAMEACQFSFDKTAWVLEWHVIGMFAPGFFTGALIKRIGVMWVLRMGVALNIACVLIALSGITFFHFLTALFLLGVGWNFLFTSSTTLALEAYRPSERDKAQGAINFFVFLATALSALSSGVLITTQGWTLLNLGSIVPLTIIGLALIWLGVQRKPAKA, encoded by the coding sequence ATGAATAAAAATCTTTGGTTTCTGACCCTGGCACAAGGGCTCTATCTCACCAATAACGTTACCTTTATTGCCATTAATGGTTTAGTGGGCTTTGCGCTAGCACCCGAACCTTGGTTGGCAACCCTGCCAGTCATGGCCTATGTGGTGGGCAGTGCCATGGCAACGACCCTGGTGGCCAAAGTTCAGCAGCGCTTAGGTCGCAAGCGCTCCTTTCAGATTGCCTTGCTCGTAGCCCTGTTCTCATCGCTCTTGTGTGCCTTTGCTACCTTAGAGAAACAATTTTGGCTTTTAAATCTTGGAACAATCATTGCGGGGTTTTATAACGCCAATGCTCAACTCTATCGGTTTGCAGCTGCTGAACTTGCCGACAAAACCACTAAAGAGAAAGCGATCTCTTGGGTGCTAGCTGGGGGTATCTTGGGCGCTGTTTTAGGACCCAATATGGCAAGCTGGACGCGTGATTGGTTTATGCAACCCTTTGCGGGTGCCTATATCACCTTAGCTGGTGTTGCGGTGATCGCATTCGCAGTGATTAGTCAGATTCAGTTTCCTGAAAAACGCGTGGATTCCAATCAAGAGCCGGGTCGCCCTCTTTCTGAAATCATGCGACAGCCCCTATTCATTGTTTGCACTCTGACTGCTGCACTTGCCTACGGTGTGATGAACTTACTGATGGCTGCTACGCCCTTAGCGATGGAGGCCTGTCAATTTAGTTTTGATAAAACGGCGTGGGTTCTTGAGTGGCACGTGATTGGCATGTTTGCCCCAGGATTTTTTACTGGTGCCCTGATTAAGCGCATCGGTGTGATGTGGGTCTTGCGCATGGGCGTAGCGCTCAACATCGCCTGTGTCTTGATTGCACTCTCAGGAATTACCTTTTTTCATTTTTTGACCGCACTCTTTTTACTCGGAGTGGGTTGGAACTTTTTATTTACCAGTAGTACGACCTTAGCCCTGGAGGCTTATCGCCCATCGGAACGTGATAAAGCCCAGGGTGCCATTAATTTCTTTGTGTTCTTAGCAACTGCTTTGTCTGCATTGAGCTCCGGTGTTTTAATTACGACGCAAGGCTGGACTCTCCTTAATTTAGGATCGATTGTTCCGCTCACAATCATTGGCCTTGCCCTGATCTGGCTCGGGGTTCAGCGCAAACCTGCAAAAGCCTAG
- a CDS encoding NAD(P)-dependent oxidoreductase: MNSSIPSLPAIGFIGTGIMGKSMASHLLKAGYPLHLFNRSPEKAAALLEQGAIWHSSPKELAAQCDVVITIIGYPKDVEEVYLGTNGILAGAKPNCIAIDMTTSSPALAVRIAQHARERQVFVLDAPVSGGDIGARDARLSIMVGGEPSAYECVLPILQCMGNNIALLGPAGSGQHAKLCNQIVIASTIMGVCEGIRYAQAAGLDASAVLKVIGSGAAGGTQLNVQGPRMIKGDFAPGFMAEHFMKDIGLAVESAEQMGLHLPGLEQAKRLYQLMLDDGMARDGYHALYQLYIANKV, translated from the coding sequence ATGAATTCTTCAATACCATCCTTACCAGCCATTGGTTTTATTGGCACTGGCATCATGGGCAAGAGTATGGCTTCGCACCTATTAAAGGCGGGCTATCCATTGCATCTTTTTAACCGCTCGCCCGAGAAAGCAGCGGCATTACTTGAGCAAGGTGCGATTTGGCATTCTTCCCCAAAAGAGTTAGCTGCTCAATGTGATGTGGTCATCACCATTATTGGTTATCCCAAAGATGTTGAGGAGGTTTATTTAGGAACGAATGGTATTTTGGCTGGCGCCAAGCCAAACTGTATTGCGATTGATATGACCACCTCGAGTCCGGCATTGGCTGTACGTATTGCACAACATGCTCGCGAGCGCCAAGTCTTTGTTCTGGATGCGCCTGTATCTGGTGGCGATATTGGCGCACGCGATGCACGTCTGTCGATCATGGTCGGTGGTGAGCCAAGCGCATACGAATGTGTTTTACCCATCCTCCAATGCATGGGCAATAACATTGCGCTACTGGGCCCTGCTGGATCTGGTCAACATGCCAAACTCTGTAATCAAATTGTGATTGCATCGACCATCATGGGGGTTTGTGAAGGTATTCGCTATGCCCAAGCGGCGGGGCTTGATGCCTCGGCGGTCCTCAAAGTCATTGGGAGCGGTGCAGCAGGTGGAACTCAGCTCAATGTGCAAGGGCCGCGCATGATCAAGGGTGACTTCGCCCCAGGGTTCATGGCTGAGCACTTTATGAAAGACATTGGTCTTGCAGTTGAATCTGCAGAGCAGATGGGACTTCATTTACCTGGCTTGGAGCAAGCAAAGCGTCTCTACCAACTAATGCTCGATGACGGGATGGCACGCGATGGCTATCACGCTCTTTACCAACTTTACATAGCTAACAAAGTCTGA